A DNA window from Macrobrachium rosenbergii isolate ZJJX-2024 chromosome 41, ASM4041242v1, whole genome shotgun sequence contains the following coding sequences:
- the LOC136826517 gene encoding uncharacterized protein isoform X1: MDLKVAVMLLGMVALVASCGDCGRGGRGRGGGGGLGGGLGGGGGLGGGLGGGGGLGGGLGGGGGLGGGLGGGGGLGGWRSRWRSWRGGGLGGGLGGGGWRWRRVGGGGGGLGGGLGGGLGGGGGLGGGLGGGLGGGLGGGLGGGAGGGGGGGGGGGFGGGYGR; encoded by the exons ATGGATCTGAAGGTG GCCGTAATGCTACTCGGGATGGTAGCACTTGTAGCTAGTTGTGGTGATtgtgggagaggaggaagaggtcgTGGAGGTGGCGGAGGACTAGGTGGAGGTCTTGGAGGAGGCGGAGGACTAGGTGGAGGTCTTGGAGGGGGCGGAGGACTAGGTGGAGGTCTTGGAGGGGGCGGAGGACTAGGTGGAGGTCTTGGAGGGGGCGGAGGACTTGGAGGGTGGAGGTCTAGGTGGAGGTCTTGGAGGGGCGGAGGACTAGGTGGAGGCCTTGGAGGTGGCGGGTGGAGGTGGCGGAGGGTCGGAGGAGGTGGCGGAGGTCTTGGAGGAGGTCTTGGAGGAGGACTTGGTGGAGGTGGAGGTCTCGGAGGAGGACTAGGCGGAGGTCTTGGAGGAGGTCTTGGAGGAGGACTTGGTGgaggtgcaggaggaggaggaggaggaggaggtggcggtGGTTTTGGAGgag GTTATGGGCGCTGA
- the LOC136826517 gene encoding uncharacterized protein isoform X2, translating to MDLKVAVMLLGMVALVASCGDCGRGGRGRGGGGGLGGGLGGGGGLGGGLGGGGGLGGGLGGGGGLGGGLGGGGGLGGWRSRWRSWRGGGLGGGLGGGGWRWRRVGGGGGGLGGGLGGGLGGGGGLGGGLGGGLGGGLGGGLGGGAGGGGGGGGYGR from the exons ATGGATCTGAAGGTG GCCGTAATGCTACTCGGGATGGTAGCACTTGTAGCTAGTTGTGGTGATtgtgggagaggaggaagaggtcgTGGAGGTGGCGGAGGACTAGGTGGAGGTCTTGGAGGAGGCGGAGGACTAGGTGGAGGTCTTGGAGGGGGCGGAGGACTAGGTGGAGGTCTTGGAGGGGGCGGAGGACTAGGTGGAGGTCTTGGAGGGGGCGGAGGACTTGGAGGGTGGAGGTCTAGGTGGAGGTCTTGGAGGGGCGGAGGACTAGGTGGAGGCCTTGGAGGTGGCGGGTGGAGGTGGCGGAGGGTCGGAGGAGGTGGCGGAGGTCTTGGAGGAGGTCTTGGAGGAGGACTTGGTGGAGGTGGAGGTCTCGGAGGAGGACTAGGCGGAGGTCTTGGAGGAGGTCTTGGAGGAGGACTTGGTGgaggtgcaggaggaggaggaggaggaggag GTTATGGGCGCTGA
- the LOC136826519 gene encoding rRNA 2'-O-methyltransferase fibrillarin-like, with product MNLKVVVVLLGVIALVAAAPRRGGGGGFGGGGGFGGGHRGGGGGFGGGGGGGLGGGGLGGGGGFGGGGSHGGGFGGGGGFGGGGGYGR from the exons ATGAATTTGAAGGTG GTGGTTGTGCTCCTCGGAGTGATAGCCCTCGTCGCTGCTGCTCCAAGACGCGGAGGTGGTGGAGGctttggaggaggaggtggatttGGAGGTGGACAcagaggtggtggaggaggattcggaggaggaggtggtggtggactTGGTGGAGGTGGAttgggaggtggaggaggtttTGGAGGCGGCGGCAGCCACGGTGGTGGATTTGGAGGGGGCGGTGgttttggaggaggtggag GATATGGGCGCTAG